In one window of Streptomyces sp. FXJ1.172 DNA:
- a CDS encoding TetR/AcrR family transcriptional regulator: MPQVRPMRADARRNYERLLQVAAQAFAEHGENASLDDIAKRAGVGSGTLYRHFPTRQALLEAAYVDRIEALGARADELAGELAPGEALMAWLYELCVGTIQVRGMKALLGSAVTDGSTAAGAACGTTVRGAASRLIEAAQAEGSLRADLEPMELLRLAHGVARASEMADAQGNRIRRYLTLLTEGLRP; this comes from the coding sequence ATGCCGCAGGTCAGGCCCATGCGCGCGGACGCTCGGCGCAACTATGAGCGGTTGCTGCAGGTGGCGGCCCAGGCCTTCGCCGAGCATGGCGAGAACGCCTCGCTCGACGACATCGCCAAGCGGGCGGGCGTCGGCTCCGGCACGCTGTACCGCCACTTCCCGACGCGGCAGGCGCTGCTGGAGGCCGCGTACGTGGACCGCATCGAGGCGCTGGGGGCGCGGGCCGACGAGCTGGCCGGGGAGCTGGCGCCGGGTGAGGCGCTGATGGCGTGGCTGTACGAGCTGTGCGTCGGCACGATCCAGGTGCGCGGGATGAAGGCGCTGCTGGGGTCGGCGGTCACGGACGGCAGTACGGCGGCGGGGGCGGCGTGCGGGACGACGGTGCGCGGGGCGGCGAGCCGGTTGATCGAGGCGGCACAGGCCGAGGGCTCGCTGCGGGCCGACCTGGAGCCGATGGAACTGCTGCGGCTGGCCCACGGGGTGGCGAGGGCGTCGGAGATGGCGGACGCGCAGGGCAACCGGATCCGCCGCTATCTGACCCTGCTGACGGAGGGCCTGCGGCCGTAG
- a CDS encoding TerD family protein, whose protein sequence is MTPGSNIPLPAARVTVDVAAPVRLDVSGLLLTGDGKVRSDDDFIFYNQPAGPGVTYTSGGGSAPDSVTVDTAAVPPDIEKIVVTASPDAAGQTFQGIEPTATIRDAAAGAVLATFTPPQLGTETALVVVEIYRRGGTWKARAVGQGYADGLAGIATDFGVTVQEPAPAATAPPQQPVAPPVSAPSAPPAPAAPPAPPAPVPGAGKVNLDKGRVSLRKNQTVSLVKAGRPLLSQVKMGLGWEPAFHGADIDLDASVIAYGPQRNHIDSCYFGKLTILNGAIKHSGDNLTGEGGGDDEVIVVDLGRLPQEVTGLVFTVNSFSGQKFTEIAKAYCRLVDAATDEELVRFDLTHAEPQTGVMMAKLIRQFSGEWDMTALGDFVKARTVRNMVEPGAKAL, encoded by the coding sequence ATGACCCCTGGCTCGAACATCCCCCTTCCGGCCGCCCGTGTCACGGTGGACGTGGCCGCGCCCGTGCGGCTCGACGTGTCGGGCCTGCTGCTCACGGGCGACGGCAAGGTGCGCTCGGACGACGACTTCATCTTCTACAACCAGCCGGCGGGCCCGGGCGTGACCTACACGTCCGGCGGGGGTTCGGCCCCCGACTCGGTCACGGTCGACACCGCCGCCGTCCCGCCGGACATCGAGAAGATCGTGGTCACCGCCAGCCCGGACGCGGCCGGCCAGACCTTCCAGGGCATCGAGCCGACGGCCACGATCCGCGACGCGGCCGCCGGCGCCGTGCTGGCCACGTTCACCCCGCCCCAGCTCGGCACGGAGACGGCACTGGTCGTCGTGGAGATCTACCGCCGCGGCGGCACCTGGAAGGCCCGCGCGGTGGGCCAGGGGTACGCCGACGGCCTGGCCGGCATCGCGACGGACTTCGGGGTGACGGTGCAGGAGCCGGCCCCCGCGGCGACGGCCCCGCCCCAGCAGCCCGTGGCCCCGCCGGTGTCCGCCCCGTCGGCTCCCCCCGCCCCCGCGGCCCCGCCCGCGCCGCCGGCTCCGGTTCCCGGCGCCGGGAAGGTCAACCTGGACAAGGGCCGGGTCAGCCTGCGGAAGAACCAGACCGTGTCCCTGGTCAAGGCGGGGCGCCCGCTGCTCTCCCAGGTGAAGATGGGCCTCGGCTGGGAGCCGGCGTTCCACGGCGCGGACATCGACCTGGACGCCTCGGTCATCGCCTACGGCCCGCAGCGCAACCACATCGACAGCTGCTACTTCGGCAAGCTGACGATCCTGAACGGCGCGATCAAGCACTCGGGGGACAATCTCACCGGTGAGGGCGGAGGCGACGACGAGGTGATCGTGGTCGACCTCGGCCGGCTCCCGCAGGAGGTCACCGGCCTGGTCTTCACGGTGAACTCCTTCTCCGGCCAGAAGTTCACGGAGATCGCCAAGGCCTACTGCCGCCTGGTGGACGCGGCCACGGACGAGGAGCTGGTCCGCTTCGACCTCACCCACGCCGAGCCGCAGACGGGCGTCATGATGGCCAAGCTCATCCGCCAGTTCTCCGGCGAGTGGGACATGACGGCACTGGGCGACTTCGTCAAGGCCCGCACGGTCAGAAACATGGTGGAGCCGGGCGCGAAGGCGCTGTAG
- a CDS encoding zinc-dependent alcohol dehydrogenase family protein: protein MKAAVIESVGRAVVTEVPDPTPGPREVVVEVAACGLCGTDLHILQGEFAPKLPIVPGHEFAGEVVGVGGQVTELAPGDRVAVDPSLYCYECRYCRSGHNNLCERWAAIGVTTAGGAAQYAVAPVANCVKLPEHVRTEDAALVEPLSCAVRGYDVLRSRLGAHVLVYGSGTMGLMMLELAKRTGAASVDVVDVNPARLETARQLGVSASAASADELDRPQGWDVVVDATGNAAAIQDGLGRVAKAGTFLQFGVADYATRVTIDPYRIYNQEITITGSMAVLHSFERAAELFANGVLDPQVFISDRIPLERYPQALEQFAAGVGRKIVVVP from the coding sequence ATGAAGGCCGCCGTCATCGAGTCCGTGGGCCGCGCCGTCGTCACCGAGGTGCCGGACCCGACGCCGGGCCCGCGCGAGGTCGTCGTCGAGGTGGCGGCCTGCGGACTGTGCGGCACCGATCTGCACATCCTCCAGGGCGAGTTCGCGCCCAAGCTGCCGATCGTGCCCGGGCACGAGTTCGCGGGCGAGGTGGTCGGCGTCGGCGGCCAGGTCACCGAGCTGGCGCCCGGCGACCGGGTGGCCGTGGACCCCTCCCTGTACTGCTACGAGTGCCGTTACTGCCGCAGCGGCCACAACAACCTGTGCGAGCGGTGGGCCGCGATCGGCGTGACGACGGCGGGCGGGGCGGCGCAGTACGCCGTCGCGCCGGTGGCCAACTGCGTGAAGTTGCCGGAGCACGTGCGCACCGAGGACGCGGCCCTGGTGGAACCCCTGTCCTGCGCGGTGCGCGGCTACGACGTCCTCCGGTCCCGCCTCGGCGCCCATGTCCTGGTCTACGGCTCGGGAACGATGGGCCTGATGATGCTGGAGCTGGCCAAGCGGACCGGCGCGGCGAGCGTGGACGTGGTGGACGTGAACCCGGCGCGGCTGGAGACGGCGCGGCAGCTGGGGGTGTCCGCCTCGGCGGCGAGCGCGGACGAACTGGACCGCCCGCAGGGCTGGGACGTGGTCGTGGACGCGACCGGCAACGCCGCCGCGATCCAGGACGGCCTCGGCCGGGTGGCGAAGGCGGGCACGTTCCTGCAGTTCGGGGTGGCCGACTACGCGACCCGGGTGACCATCGACCCGTACCGGATCTACAACCAGGAGATCACGATCACCGGCTCCATGGCGGTGCTGCACAGCTTCGAGCGGGCGGCGGAGCTGTTCGCGAACGGGGTGCTGGATCCGCAGGTCTTCATCAGTGACCGGATCCCGCTGGAGCGCTACCCGCAGGCGCTGGAGCAGTTCGCGGCGGGGGTGGGGCGGAAGATCGTCGTGGTGCCCTGA
- a CDS encoding carbohydrate ABC transporter permease, which translates to MTAVLRRHGLGLVAWLAGIVFFLPIAWMALTSFHSESDAATNPPSFTASLTLDGYREFFGSGGGASPWPALINSTVASVVSTLCVLLLALPAAYALSIRPVKKWTDVLFFFLSTKMLPVVAGLLPIYLFAKNAGMLDNIWLLVILYTAMNLPIAVWMMQSFLAEVPVAVIEAARVDGARLPTVLARVVAPIALPGIAATALICFIFSWNELLFARVLTGVVAETAPVFLTGFITSQGLFLAKVCAASLVISLPVLAAGFAAQDKLVQGLSLGAVK; encoded by the coding sequence ATGACCGCCGTACTGCGCCGGCACGGACTGGGCCTCGTGGCCTGGCTGGCCGGGATCGTGTTCTTCCTGCCGATCGCCTGGATGGCGCTGACGTCGTTCCACTCGGAGTCCGACGCGGCGACCAACCCGCCGTCCTTCACGGCGTCGCTGACGCTCGACGGCTACCGCGAGTTCTTCGGCAGCGGCGGCGGGGCGAGCCCGTGGCCGGCGCTGATCAACTCCACGGTGGCGTCGGTGGTCTCCACCCTGTGCGTCCTGCTCCTGGCCCTGCCTGCGGCGTACGCGCTGTCGATCCGGCCGGTGAAGAAGTGGACGGACGTGCTGTTCTTCTTCCTGTCCACCAAGATGCTGCCGGTCGTGGCGGGCCTGCTGCCGATCTACCTCTTCGCCAAGAACGCCGGGATGCTCGACAACATCTGGCTCCTGGTCATCCTCTACACCGCCATGAACCTGCCGATCGCGGTGTGGATGATGCAGTCCTTCCTCGCCGAGGTGCCGGTCGCCGTCATCGAGGCCGCGCGCGTGGACGGGGCCCGCCTGCCGACCGTCCTCGCGCGCGTGGTCGCCCCGATCGCGCTGCCCGGCATCGCCGCCACCGCCCTGATCTGCTTCATCTTCAGCTGGAACGAGCTGCTGTTCGCCCGAGTCCTGACGGGCGTGGTCGCCGAGACCGCCCCCGTCTTCCTGACCGGCTTCATCACCAGCCAGGGCCTGTTCCTGGCCAAGGTGTGCGCCGCGTCGCTCGTCATCTCCCTGCCGGTGCTCGCCGCGGGGTTCGCCGCCCAGGACAAGCTGGTCCAGGGCCTGTCGCTTGGAGCCGTGAAATGA
- a CDS encoding carbohydrate ABC transporter permease, with translation MTATTTAPLAATPARMVKQPSARLRAWATRAPLLPALVFMIAVTQLPFVATLVISFFDWNALYPKARHFTGLDNYHQVLTDPDLRHSVWTTVLLTVAVVLASLVLGLALALLLDRRFRGRGIVRTLLIAPFLVVPVAAALLWKHVLYNPEYGLLNGLLHYVGGPQPDWISNTPLLAVEASLVWQWTPFMMLILLAGLQSRDQQQIEAARVDGANDWQIFRHLTLPHLRRYLELGALLGSIYIVQNFDAVFTITSGGLGTANLPYTVYQSFYQAHENGLASAAGVLVVIGSIVIATFALRVVSSLFREEVSRA, from the coding sequence CAACCCTCGGCCCGGCTGCGCGCCTGGGCCACCCGGGCCCCGCTGCTGCCGGCCCTCGTCTTCATGATCGCCGTGACCCAGCTGCCGTTCGTGGCCACGCTGGTGATCTCCTTCTTCGACTGGAACGCCCTCTACCCGAAGGCCCGCCACTTCACCGGCCTGGACAACTACCACCAGGTGCTGACCGATCCGGACCTGCGCCACTCGGTGTGGACGACCGTGCTGCTCACGGTGGCGGTCGTGCTGGCCAGCCTGGTCCTCGGACTGGCGCTCGCCCTGCTGCTGGACCGCAGGTTCCGCGGCCGGGGCATCGTCCGCACCCTGCTCATCGCGCCCTTCCTGGTGGTCCCGGTCGCCGCGGCCCTGCTCTGGAAGCATGTGCTCTACAACCCTGAATACGGCCTGCTGAACGGGTTGTTGCACTATGTGGGCGGACCGCAGCCGGACTGGATCTCCAACACCCCGCTGCTCGCGGTCGAGGCCTCCCTGGTGTGGCAGTGGACGCCGTTCATGATGCTGATCCTGCTCGCCGGGCTGCAGAGCCGCGACCAGCAGCAGATCGAGGCCGCGCGGGTCGACGGCGCGAACGACTGGCAGATCTTCCGCCATCTGACACTGCCGCACCTGCGCCGCTACCTCGAACTGGGCGCCCTGCTCGGCTCGATCTACATCGTGCAGAACTTCGACGCGGTCTTCACGATCACGTCCGGCGGACTGGGCACGGCGAACCTGCCCTACACCGTCTACCAGAGCTTCTACCAGGCCCATGAGAACGGCCTCGCCTCGGCCGCCGGCGTCCTGGTCGTCATCGGCTCGATCGTCATCGCGACCTTCGCCCTGCGCGTGGTGTCGTCCCTGTTCCGCGAGGAGGTGTCCCGCGCATGA